One genomic segment of Pseudonocardia sp. T1-2H includes these proteins:
- the ftsY gene encoding signal recognition particle-docking protein FtsY, with protein MTTQTLWIVVAVVAAVLLIALVLGLVIGRRRRISLREQDELKTQRGPELKPPPKGGGYKASGGFDFSSGTAAPPAPEAPVRPGRPSAPVEPPTAAQPTAPVEQPTPAQTAPPTPTAPESTATADDVRTPPEGLSATGTATEARTPPAGIPVAEQAPTAAPPVIPVAPPTDTAPAREDTAPAPEATAPPVIPVAPPTDTAPAREDTAPAPEATAPPTETAPPRDTAPPTTTAPPIDRAAPAPTAPPRDTAPVADTAPPTAPPPMAPPVRAPERTAPPQTPVAPPREAPAPAAPAAPAAPPAAPAADTAAPPAPTEEIAPTDGRLERLRGRLARSRSGFGQSLLGLLGAGELDEESWEDVEATLLQADLGPEMTSELVETLRTELAARGVRTPEQARQLLRDVLGRALGPDVNRSVAALPHDGRPAVVLVVGVNGTGKTTTTGKLARVLVANGRHVVLGAADTFRAAAAEQLQTWGERAGAKVVRGAEGADPAAVAFDAVKRGTADGVDAVLLDTAGRLHTKTGLMDELGKIKRVVEKQAEVDEVLLVLDATTGQNGLIQARVFGEVVKVTGIVLTKLDGTAKGGIVFRVQRELGVPVKLVGLGEGPDDLAPFEPGAFVDALLT; from the coding sequence GTGACGACGCAGACCTTGTGGATCGTCGTGGCTGTGGTCGCGGCGGTCCTGCTGATCGCTCTGGTCCTGGGGCTGGTGATCGGCCGGCGACGGCGGATCAGCCTGCGCGAGCAGGACGAGCTGAAGACGCAGCGCGGCCCGGAGCTGAAGCCCCCGCCGAAGGGCGGGGGCTACAAGGCGAGCGGTGGGTTCGACTTCTCCTCGGGCACCGCCGCCCCGCCGGCCCCGGAGGCCCCGGTACGCCCGGGCCGGCCTTCGGCCCCGGTCGAACCTCCGACCGCGGCCCAGCCCACGGCCCCGGTCGAGCAGCCGACCCCGGCGCAGACCGCCCCGCCGACCCCCACCGCGCCGGAGAGCACCGCCACCGCGGACGATGTGCGGACGCCGCCGGAGGGCCTGTCCGCCACGGGCACGGCGACCGAGGCGCGGACCCCGCCCGCCGGGATCCCCGTCGCGGAGCAGGCCCCGACCGCGGCGCCGCCGGTCATCCCGGTCGCCCCGCCGACGGACACGGCTCCCGCACGCGAGGACACGGCTCCGGCACCTGAGGCCACCGCGCCGCCGGTCATCCCGGTCGCCCCGCCGACGGACACGGCTCCCGCACGCGAGGACACGGCTCCGGCACCTGAGGCCACCGCGCCGCCGACCGAGACGGCCCCGCCGAGGGACACGGCCCCGCCGACCACCACGGCCCCGCCGATCGACCGGGCCGCGCCGGCCCCGACCGCCCCGCCGAGGGACACCGCCCCGGTCGCGGACACCGCTCCGCCGACCGCCCCTCCGCCGATGGCTCCTCCGGTGCGCGCTCCGGAACGCACCGCGCCCCCGCAGACCCCGGTCGCCCCGCCGCGCGAGGCACCCGCGCCCGCGGCGCCGGCCGCCCCCGCGGCGCCACCTGCCGCCCCTGCGGCCGACACGGCGGCCCCGCCCGCCCCGACGGAGGAGATCGCTCCCACCGACGGCCGCCTGGAGCGGCTGCGCGGGCGCCTCGCCCGCTCCCGTTCCGGGTTCGGGCAGAGCCTGCTGGGCCTCCTCGGCGCCGGCGAGCTCGACGAGGAGTCCTGGGAGGACGTGGAGGCGACCCTTCTGCAGGCGGACCTCGGTCCCGAGATGACCTCCGAGCTCGTCGAGACCCTGCGCACCGAGCTCGCCGCCCGCGGTGTCCGCACCCCGGAGCAGGCCCGTCAGCTCCTCCGGGACGTGCTCGGCCGCGCGCTCGGACCGGACGTGAACCGGTCCGTCGCGGCGCTCCCGCACGACGGGCGCCCGGCCGTGGTGCTCGTCGTCGGCGTCAACGGGACGGGCAAGACCACCACCACCGGCAAGCTGGCCCGGGTCCTCGTGGCGAACGGCCGGCACGTGGTCCTGGGCGCGGCGGACACGTTCCGCGCGGCCGCCGCCGAGCAGCTGCAGACCTGGGGCGAGCGGGCCGGTGCCAAGGTCGTGCGCGGCGCCGAGGGCGCGGACCCGGCAGCCGTCGCGTTCGACGCCGTCAAGCGCGGCACTGCGGACGGCGTGGACGCCGTCCTGCTGGACACGGCCGGCCGGCTGCACACCAAGACCGGGTTGATGGACGAGCTGGGCAAGATCAAACGCGTCGTCGAGAAGCAGGCCGAGGTCGACGAGGTGCTGCTCGTCCTCGACGCGACCACCGGCCAGAACGGGCTGATCCAGGCCCGCGTGTTCGGCGAGGTGGTGAAGGTCACGGGCATCGTGCTGACGAAGCTGGACGGAACGGCCAAGGGCGGCATCGTCTTCCGCGTGCAGCGGGAGCTGGGGGTGCCGGTGAAGCTGGTGGGTCTGGGCGAGGGCCCGGACGACCTGGCTCCGTTCGAGCCGGGAGCCTTCGTCGACGCCCTGCTGACCTGA
- a CDS encoding ammonium transporter, which translates to MLASTALVLLMTPGLALFYGGMVRSKSVLNMMMMSLSAMGLVGVLWVLYGYSLAFGNDVGGGLLGNITDYWGLKGLFVGSYTGAAQSYPLVGTIPSLVFVGFQATFAIITVALISGAIADRMRFGAWLVFAGIWATVVYFPVAHWVFAFDGVTAETGGWIANTLKAIDFAGGTAVHINAGVAALALAIVLGKRRGWPREPMRPHNLTLVMLGAGLLWFGWFGFNGGSAVGSNGLAGYAIINTIVATCAAMLAWLVVERVRDGKPTSLGAASGIVAGLVAITPSCSSVSPLGAIAVGAIAGVLCALAVGLKFRFGYDDSLDVVGVHLVGGIAGTVLVGFLADPGSGAGVAGLFYGGGVDQLWRQIVGAAAVLLYSGILTFVIAYVVKVIFKGRLRLDEDDEYTGIDETEHAETAYDFSSHRGLASVAGTPRPDAATAQAASHVPAPAGKEG; encoded by the coding sequence ATGCTTGCCAGTACCGCGCTGGTGCTGCTCATGACACCAGGCCTCGCGCTCTTCTACGGCGGCATGGTCCGTAGCAAGAGCGTGCTCAACATGATGATGATGAGCCTGAGTGCCATGGGCCTGGTCGGCGTCCTCTGGGTGCTGTACGGCTACTCGCTGGCCTTCGGTAACGACGTGGGCGGCGGACTGCTCGGCAACATCACGGACTACTGGGGCCTGAAAGGGCTCTTCGTCGGGTCCTACACGGGCGCCGCGCAGTCCTACCCGCTGGTGGGCACCATCCCGTCGCTGGTCTTCGTCGGCTTCCAGGCCACGTTCGCCATCATCACCGTCGCCCTGATCTCGGGTGCGATCGCGGACCGGATGAGGTTCGGCGCCTGGCTGGTCTTCGCCGGCATCTGGGCCACGGTCGTGTACTTCCCGGTCGCGCACTGGGTGTTCGCCTTCGACGGCGTCACCGCCGAGACCGGTGGCTGGATCGCCAACACCCTCAAGGCGATCGACTTCGCGGGTGGTACCGCGGTCCACATCAACGCCGGTGTCGCGGCGCTGGCCCTCGCGATCGTCCTCGGCAAGCGCCGCGGCTGGCCGCGCGAGCCCATGCGCCCGCACAACCTGACGCTGGTCATGCTCGGTGCCGGCCTGCTGTGGTTCGGCTGGTTCGGGTTCAACGGCGGTTCGGCCGTGGGCTCCAACGGCCTCGCCGGCTACGCGATCATCAACACCATCGTCGCGACCTGCGCCGCGATGCTCGCCTGGCTGGTCGTCGAGCGTGTCCGTGACGGCAAGCCCACGAGCCTCGGAGCCGCCTCCGGCATCGTCGCGGGCCTCGTCGCGATCACCCCGTCCTGTTCCTCGGTCTCCCCGCTGGGCGCCATCGCGGTCGGCGCCATCGCCGGTGTGCTCTGCGCCCTGGCGGTCGGGCTGAAGTTCCGCTTCGGCTACGACGACTCGCTCGACGTCGTCGGCGTCCACCTCGTCGGCGGCATCGCGGGCACCGTGCTCGTCGGCTTCCTCGCCGACCCGGGCTCGGGTGCCGGTGTGGCCGGCCTGTTCTACGGCGGCGGTGTCGACCAGCTCTGGCGCCAGATCGTCGGCGCGGCCGCGGTCCTCCTCTACTCGGGCATCCTGACCTTCGTCATCGCCTACGTCGTGAAGGTGATCTTCAAGGGCAGGCTCCGCCTCGACGAGGACGACGAGTACACCGGTATCGACGAGACCGAGCACGCGGAGACCGCGTACGACTTCTCGAGCCACCGCGGCCTGGCGAGCGTCGCCGGGACCCCGCGCCCCGATGCGGCCACCGCCCAGGCGGCCTCCCACGTGCCGGCGCCCGCCGGCAAGGAGGGCTGA
- a CDS encoding P-II family nitrogen regulator, with amino-acid sequence MKLITAIVKPFVLEDVKGALEQIGVLGMTVSEVQGYGRQKGHTEVYRGAEYSVDFVPKVRVEVVADDALADKVVDAVVEAARTGKIGDGKVWVTPVETVVRVRTGERGNDAI; translated from the coding sequence ATGAAGCTGATCACGGCGATCGTCAAGCCGTTCGTGCTGGAGGACGTCAAGGGCGCCCTCGAGCAGATCGGGGTCCTCGGGATGACCGTCTCCGAGGTCCAGGGCTACGGCCGGCAGAAGGGCCACACCGAGGTCTACCGGGGTGCCGAGTACTCCGTGGACTTCGTCCCGAAGGTCCGGGTGGAGGTCGTCGCGGACGACGCCCTCGCGGACAAGGTGGTCGACGCCGTCGTCGAGGCCGCGCGTACCGGCAAGATCGGTGACGGCAAGGTCTGGGTGACCCCGGTCGAGACCGTCGTCCGGGTCCGCACGGGCGAGCGCGGGAACGACGCGATCTAG
- a CDS encoding [protein-PII] uridylyltransferase produces MTTVNSGSAEDLVKAKAVLLEHPGGRRRLSPEALRTALVDLHDFWLSSRCAAIGVNERASLVAVGALGRRELAPYSDLDLVLLHDGRKDVDRLAEQLWYPLWDAGIGLDHSVRTPGQAVQVAATDLRAAFGLLEIRHIAGDPALSDKVRGAVRQAWRAGIRSRFDEIDDGAHDRWTKVGDVAHRIEPDLKSGHGGLRDVQLIGALAAAQLVDRPGSEVAEARDLLLDVRTELHRLAGRARDVLRAQDADEIAAVLEIGDRFELARALSGAARAVAFAAEVGLRSARAALPRRGLAALRRAPVRRPLDSGVVEHMGEVALARDASANRDPALVLRVAATAARTGLPVAAGTLHRLAETAPELREPWPRAALGELLSLLGTGRGMVDVIEALDRTGLWGRMFPEWGAVRDLPPRDRAHVWTVDRHLVEACAQAARLTTRVSRPDLLLVGALLHDIGKGRGGDHSEVGESLAVQMGRRLGFGEADVVLLGRMVRHHLLLPHTATRRDLDDPATVGRVAETLGNDVVLLDLLDALAEADSLATGPAVWSPWKRALIRDLSARTRALMAGESLPEPGPDPELDPELARAVAEDGKPHVRLVQDHDLASVTIGVPGGPAALSASAGVLALHSLEVHAAEVRTTGTLAIARFAVSPRFGGLPDQALIRADLVRVLDGSLVLAEALARKEKDYAPTSPAVEGTVAPRILWFDDEATGAVVMELRAADRIGLLHHVAGALESCDVEVRWARVATLGASVVDSFGLAGAGTDGGVARAARRRIEQAVLAAARQPAGKVPAGRTRKDTPT; encoded by the coding sequence GTGACGACGGTGAACTCGGGATCGGCCGAGGATCTGGTGAAGGCCAAGGCCGTGTTGCTGGAACACCCGGGTGGCCGGCGACGGCTGAGCCCGGAGGCGCTGCGGACGGCCCTGGTGGACCTGCACGACTTCTGGCTCTCGTCGCGGTGCGCCGCGATCGGGGTGAACGAACGGGCGTCCCTGGTCGCGGTGGGGGCGCTGGGCCGCCGGGAGCTGGCCCCCTACTCGGACCTGGACCTGGTGCTGCTGCACGACGGGCGCAAGGACGTCGACCGGCTCGCCGAACAGCTCTGGTACCCGCTCTGGGACGCCGGCATCGGGCTGGACCACTCGGTCCGTACACCCGGCCAGGCCGTCCAGGTCGCGGCGACGGACCTGCGGGCCGCATTCGGGCTGCTGGAGATCCGGCACATCGCCGGGGACCCCGCCCTGTCGGACAAGGTCCGCGGCGCGGTGCGGCAGGCCTGGCGGGCGGGTATCCGGAGCCGCTTCGACGAGATCGACGACGGTGCGCACGACCGCTGGACCAAGGTCGGTGACGTCGCGCACCGCATCGAGCCGGATCTCAAGTCCGGGCACGGCGGCCTCCGGGACGTCCAGCTGATCGGTGCGCTGGCCGCCGCCCAGCTCGTGGACCGGCCGGGCAGCGAGGTCGCGGAGGCCCGTGACCTGCTGCTGGACGTGCGGACGGAGCTGCACCGGCTCGCCGGGCGCGCCCGGGACGTGCTGCGCGCCCAGGACGCCGACGAGATCGCCGCCGTCCTCGAGATCGGGGACCGGTTCGAGCTCGCCCGCGCCCTGTCGGGCGCCGCCCGCGCCGTCGCGTTCGCCGCCGAGGTGGGCCTGCGGTCCGCCCGGGCCGCGCTGCCGCGGCGCGGGCTGGCCGCGCTGCGCCGCGCGCCCGTGCGCCGCCCGCTGGACTCCGGGGTCGTCGAGCACATGGGGGAGGTGGCGCTGGCGCGGGACGCCTCCGCCAACCGGGATCCCGCGCTGGTCCTGCGGGTCGCCGCCACGGCCGCCCGGACCGGTCTGCCGGTGGCCGCCGGCACCCTGCACCGCCTCGCCGAGACCGCCCCCGAGCTGCGGGAACCGTGGCCGCGGGCCGCGCTCGGCGAGCTGCTGTCGCTGCTCGGCACCGGGCGCGGCATGGTCGACGTGATCGAGGCGCTGGACCGCACCGGCCTCTGGGGACGGATGTTCCCCGAGTGGGGTGCCGTGCGGGACCTGCCGCCGCGGGACCGCGCGCACGTGTGGACGGTGGACCGGCACCTCGTCGAGGCGTGTGCGCAGGCCGCGCGGCTCACGACCCGCGTCTCCCGCCCGGACCTGCTGCTGGTCGGGGCCCTGCTGCACGACATCGGCAAGGGCCGCGGCGGGGACCACTCCGAGGTCGGCGAGTCGCTGGCGGTGCAGATGGGCCGCCGGCTCGGGTTCGGCGAGGCGGACGTCGTGCTGCTCGGCCGGATGGTCCGCCACCACCTCCTGCTCCCGCACACCGCCACCCGCCGCGATCTCGACGACCCGGCCACCGTCGGCCGGGTCGCGGAGACCCTCGGCAACGACGTGGTGCTGCTGGACCTGCTCGACGCGCTCGCCGAGGCGGACTCGCTGGCCACCGGTCCCGCCGTGTGGAGCCCGTGGAAGCGGGCGCTGATCCGCGACCTCTCCGCCCGGACCCGCGCGCTGATGGCGGGGGAGTCCCTGCCCGAGCCGGGCCCGGACCCCGAGCTCGACCCGGAGCTTGCGCGGGCGGTCGCCGAGGACGGGAAACCGCACGTCCGCCTCGTGCAGGACCACGACCTGGCCTCCGTGACCATCGGCGTGCCGGGCGGCCCCGCGGCGCTGTCCGCGTCCGCCGGGGTGCTGGCCCTGCACTCGCTGGAGGTGCACGCGGCCGAGGTCCGCACCACCGGCACGCTCGCGATCGCCCGGTTCGCGGTGTCCCCGCGCTTCGGCGGGCTCCCGGACCAGGCGTTGATCCGGGCGGACCTCGTCCGGGTGCTCGACGGCTCCCTCGTGCTCGCCGAGGCGCTGGCCCGCAAGGAGAAGGACTACGCGCCGACGTCCCCGGCCGTCGAGGGCACCGTCGCGCCGCGGATCCTCTGGTTCGACGACGAGGCCACCGGCGCCGTCGTCATGGAGCTCCGCGCGGCGGACCGGATCGGCCTGCTGCACCACGTCGCGGGCGCCCTCGAGAGCTGTGACGTGGAGGTGCGCTGGGCGCGGGTCGCCACGCTCGGGGCGTCGGTGGTCGACTCGTTCGGCCTGGCGGGCGCGGGGACGGACGGCGGGGTCGCCCGGGCGGCCCGGCGCAGGATCGAGCAGGCCGTGCTGGCGGCCGCGCGCCAGCCGGCCGGCAAGGTCCCGGCGGGGAGGACCCGCAAGGACACGCCCACGTAG
- a CDS encoding AAA family ATPase — MTLTLPGDTPSRPLPVPSTPPSRSAAPVRLRLPGRSLVLVAGMPGAGKSTMLRSVRPRPGLVVLDSDAQRDALVRLAPRTPYARLRPLVHLLHRLAVIAAALGGAPTVVVHLPATAPRLRRAAILLARLSRRDPHLVWFDVDPADALRGQRERGRVVDPGSFARHAERAEGVAERLRTGALAEPWRTVTVLDRPTAARGLTLDS; from the coding sequence ATGACGCTGACGCTGCCGGGAGACACCCCGTCCCGGCCGCTGCCCGTACCTTCCACCCCGCCGAGCCGATCGGCCGCGCCGGTCCGGCTCAGGCTGCCCGGGCGCAGCCTCGTGCTGGTGGCCGGGATGCCGGGCGCGGGGAAGTCCACGATGCTGCGCTCCGTCCGTCCCCGGCCCGGCCTGGTGGTCCTGGACTCCGACGCCCAGCGGGACGCCCTGGTCCGGCTCGCGCCGCGCACGCCGTACGCGCGCCTGCGGCCCCTCGTGCACCTGCTGCACCGCCTCGCCGTGATCGCGGCGGCCCTGGGCGGCGCGCCGACTGTCGTCGTCCACCTGCCCGCGACCGCACCCCGGCTGCGCCGCGCGGCGATCCTGCTGGCCCGGCTGAGCCGGCGGGACCCGCACCTCGTGTGGTTCGACGTCGACCCGGCGGACGCGCTGCGCGGCCAGCGGGAGCGCGGCCGGGTCGTCGACCCGGGGTCGTTCGCCCGGCACGCCGAGCGGGCGGAGGGGGTGGCGGAGCGGCTTCGGACGGGTGCGCTCGCCGAGCCGTGGCGCACCGTCACCGTCCTCGACCGTCCCACGGCGGCGCGCGGCCTCACCCTGGACAGCTGA
- a CDS encoding amidohydrolase family protein → MPSAGYLLRGVVLPSGERAELYVDAAGRVGAEPLPGAEVLDEGGWIVPGLVDAHCHVGLGPSGPVELDEAERQAITDRDAGALLLRDCGSPVDTRPLQVREDLPEIIRAARHIARPKRYISGLAVDLDDPALLPEVVAEQAAAGDGWVKLVGDWIDRGVGDLAPLWPDDVLKAAVDAAHAAGARVTAHVFGTDALYGLIAAGIDCIEHGTGLTDDLIADMAARGTALVPTLINVDTFPGIADSASRYPTYAAHMRELHRTARETVGKAIEAGVPVFAGTDAGGGIRHGRIADEIAALAAAGHPDALGAAAWAAREWLQRPGLEPGAPADLVVYRTDPRTDPEAVRHPALVMLRGRIAGAA, encoded by the coding sequence ATGCCCTCTGCCGGGTACCTGCTGCGCGGTGTGGTCCTGCCGTCGGGGGAGCGGGCGGAGCTCTACGTGGACGCGGCCGGACGGGTCGGCGCCGAGCCGCTGCCCGGCGCCGAGGTGCTCGACGAGGGCGGGTGGATCGTCCCCGGGCTGGTGGACGCGCACTGTCACGTCGGGCTGGGGCCCTCGGGGCCCGTCGAGCTGGACGAGGCGGAGCGGCAGGCGATCACGGACCGGGACGCCGGCGCGCTGCTCCTGCGTGACTGCGGCTCGCCGGTGGACACCAGGCCGTTGCAGGTCCGGGAGGACCTGCCGGAGATCATCCGCGCGGCCCGGCACATCGCCCGACCCAAGCGCTACATCTCGGGCCTCGCCGTCGACCTGGATGACCCCGCGCTGCTGCCCGAGGTCGTCGCGGAGCAGGCGGCGGCCGGGGACGGCTGGGTCAAGCTGGTGGGGGACTGGATCGACCGCGGCGTCGGCGATCTCGCCCCGCTCTGGCCCGACGACGTCCTGAAGGCGGCCGTCGACGCCGCCCACGCCGCCGGGGCCCGGGTCACCGCGCACGTCTTCGGGACGGACGCGCTGTACGGGCTGATCGCCGCGGGCATCGACTGCATCGAGCACGGCACCGGACTCACGGACGACCTGATCGCCGATATGGCCGCCCGCGGGACCGCGCTGGTCCCGACGCTGATCAACGTCGACACGTTCCCCGGGATCGCGGACAGCGCGTCGCGGTACCCGACGTACGCCGCGCACATGCGCGAGCTGCACCGGACCGCGCGGGAGACGGTCGGCAAGGCCATCGAGGCGGGCGTGCCGGTGTTCGCCGGGACGGACGCGGGTGGCGGCATCCGGCACGGCCGGATCGCCGACGAGATCGCCGCGCTGGCCGCGGCCGGGCATCCGGACGCGCTCGGGGCGGCCGCCTGGGCCGCCCGGGAGTGGCTGCAGCGGCCGGGCCTGGAGCCGGGGGCGCCGGCGGATCTCGTCGTCTACCGGACGGACCCCCGCACGGACCCCGAGGCCGTCCGGCACCCCGCCCTGGTGATGCTGCGCGGGCGGATCGCCGGGGCGGCCTGA